From Salvia splendens isolate huo1 chromosome 16, SspV2, whole genome shotgun sequence, a single genomic window includes:
- the LOC121770697 gene encoding dehydration-responsive element-binding protein 1E-like, protein MNSFKSSHSDEEVILASTHPKKRAGRKKFKETRHPVYRGVRRRNSNRWVCEVREPTQQKRIWLGTYPTAEMAARAHDVAALALRGQGACLNFADSVWRLPHPASHDPKEIRRVAVEAAEAFRPTARGEVYEERGEMNNEVAAVDEGSSSSVNVLGGDFCMNQDYDRAGGALMSPPRHFDGGFGWDDDGESDAEVELWSYSI, encoded by the coding sequence ATGAATTCCTTCAAGAGCTCTCACTCCGACGAGGAGGTCATCCTGGCGTCGACCCACCCGAAGAAGCGTGCCGGGAGGAAGAAGTTCAAGGAGACGCGCCACCCGGTGTACCGCGGCGTCCGGCGCCGCAACTCCAACCGCTGGGTGTGCGAGGTGCGTGAGCCCACCCAGCAGAAGCGGATATGGCTGGGGACCTACCCGACGGCCGAGATGGCCGCCAGAGCCCACGACGTGGCGGCACTGGCCCTCAGGGGCCAGGGCGCCTGCCTCAACTTCGCGGACTCCGTGTGGCGGCTGCCCCACCCGGCCTCCCACGACCCCAAGGAGATACGCAGGGTCGCTGTCGAGGCCGCGGAGGCGTTCCGCCCCACGGCCAGGGGCGAGGTTTATGAGGAAAGAGGGGAGATGAATAATGAGGTCGCGGCGGTGGATGAGGGGAGTAGTAGCTCCGTGAATGTGCTGGGTGGTGATTTTTGCATGAATCAGGATTATGACCGGGCGGGCGGCGCGTTGATGTCGCCGCCGCGGCACTTTGACGGGGGTTTCGGCTGGGATGATGACGGGGAAAGTGATGCTGAGGTGGAGCTGTGGAGTTACtcaatttga
- the LOC121770727 gene encoding DUF724 domain-containing protein 2-like yields TKLSWRAKAGRAACTSSSTPPPPPPHKAGKRFEVDDLVEAYYKDGWWEGVVTASVDGGERLVVTFENPPDEREFAPSRLRPLWDWADGVWTFPQRKGENVNSGFNVGEKVEVSIERDGGDCDFRGAWFPAVIVRDLGIGVYSVELKDKNGGSVEEEVECGRIRPCPPVLGDGKFGVFEKVDAFFDYAWWSGLIMKKVKMNEYIVYFEHRDSTKKMDRPELRPHLEWKDGKWVIEGVAEAAASSTPKSSKSRRKSTFSDSRVSLKRHKPQIEHANGETEHVDEVGDDVEYDRERRSKRIQDVHIPAMLPLIDDDDDDDSRAPNSAQKLPFVKRNAIWKSIESMEVLRRMPQRPHFELLSAFKESQREGLAIGCMVTFTNAVEASRVLKFSDPKSVADDLKETVLDLERYGFKFGAVRERVMKLLWVGLRG; encoded by the coding sequence ACAAAACTCTCCTGGCGCGCAAAGGCCGGTCGGGCCGCCTGCACGAGTTCGTCgacgcctccgcctccgccgccgcacaAGGCGGGCAAGCGCTTCGAGGTGGACGACCTCGTCGAAGCGTACTACAAAGACGGCTGGTGGGAGGGCGTCGTCACCGCCTCGGTGGACGGCGGGGAGAGGCTCGTGGTGACGTTTGAGAACCCTCCCGACGAGCGCGAGTTTGCGCCGTCGAGGCTGCGGCCGCTCTGGGATTGGGCCGATGGGGTTTGGACCTTTCCTCAGAGAAAGGGGGAAAATGTGAATTCGGGCTTTAATGTGGGAGAGAAGGTGGAGGTTTCGATTGAGAGAGATGGTGGGGATTGTGATTTTAGGGGCGCTTGGTTTCCGGCGGTGATTGTGAGGGATTTGGGGATTGGGGTTTATTCGGTGGAATTGAAGGATAAAAATGGCGGGAGTGTTGAAGAAGAGGTTGAATGTGGTCGAATTAGGCCTTGCCCTCCGGTTCTAGGCGATGggaaatttggggtttttgagaaaGTGGATGCGTTCTTCGATTATGCGTGGTGGAGTGGATTGATTATGAAGAAGGTTAAGATGAATGAGTACATTGTGTATTTTGAGCACAGGGATTCTACTAAGAAGATGGATCGGCCGGAATTGAGGCCGCATTTGGAATGGAAGGATGGGAAATGGGTAATTGAAGGCGTCGCCGAGGCGGCGGCGTCATCGACGCCAAAGTCGTCGAAAagtagaagaaaatcgaccttTTCTGATTCTAGGGTTTCTCTGAAAAGGCACAAGCCCCAAATTGAACACGCAAATGGAGAAACAGAGCATGTTGATGAAGTCGGAGATGATGTTGAGTATGATCGAGAGCGGCGCTCGAAACGGATACAGGATGTACACATTCCAGCGATGCTGCCATtgattgatgatgatgatgatgatgattctaGGGCACCAAATTCTGCGCAGAAACTGCCGTTTGTGAAACGGAACGCTATTTGGAAATCGATTGAGTCGATGGAGGTGCTGCGGAGGATGCCACAGAGGCCGCATTTTGAGCTGCTGAGTGCCTTCAAGGAGAGCCAGCGGGAGGGGCTGGCAATAGGGTGTATGGTGACCTTCACGAACGCGGTGGAGGCGAGCCGCGTGCTGAAGTTCAGCGATCCGAAGAGTGTGGCGGACGACCTTAAGGAGACGGTGTTGGACTTAGAGAGGTATGGTTTCAAATTTGGGGCGGTGAGGGAGCGGGTGATGAAGTTGTTGTGGGTCGGGCTAAGGGGATAA